A genomic stretch from Theobroma cacao cultivar B97-61/B2 chromosome 4, Criollo_cocoa_genome_V2, whole genome shotgun sequence includes:
- the LOC18603337 gene encoding MDIS1-interacting receptor like kinase 2: MASLTDLKLPMNNLSGQLPAEISNLTSMKILLMGTNRLSGYPPDRICSGGLLERLSVHTNHFVGPIPKDLKNCSRLVRVRFEENQLIGNISEVFGVYPNLNYIDLSYNKFVGELLRNWGLSHKLTSFRISNNKIVGPIPAELAKATNLQILDLSANQLAGRIPKELGGLALLFTLELNDNKLLGSVPTELGFLSDLATLNLAANRLSGSIPGQLGQFSKLLYLNLSNNRFTGKIPFHIGRLGSLQNLDLSLNLLTGEIPSELGLLTSLENLNLSHNQLSGYIPTTFDEMLSLTTVDVSYNKLAGPLPSNKAFSRAPAEALEHNKGLCGNTTAIETCRTMVKKSKGKLSKKVLISIVAPLLATLILLFIIAATLFTRSRRAKNMIETREQEKEICFGIWGFDGKLMHECIIQATEDFNSKYCIGKGGSGSVYRAKLPTGQVVAVKKLHELDDDEVANLKSFSNEVNALTEVKHRNIVKLYGFCSHAKYSFLVYEYLEGGSLAKILKSEAKARELDWNKRIQVVKAVANALTYMHHECLPPVIHRDISSNNILLDSEYEAHVSDFGTARILNPDSSKSTSFAGTVGYFAPELAYGMEANEKCDVYSYGVLTLEIIMGKHPEDLLLSLSLPTSITTHRISLKDLLDHRLPPPIDQVAEEVVFTVKLAFSCLHTSPHARPTMRQVSHQLSARKPPLLDPLDMIKLAKLL, encoded by the exons ATGGCATCCCTTACTGATCTAAAACTGCCGATGAACAACCTCAGTGGTCAACTTCCTGCAGAAATTAGCAACCTTACATCAATGAAGATATTGTTAATGGGAACTAACAGGCTGTCTGGCTACCCACCAGATCGTATATGCTCTGGTGGCTTACTCGAAAGACTATCCGTGCACACAAACCATTTTGTAGGTCCTATCCCGAAAGACTTGAAAAACTGCAGCAGACTTGTTAGAGTTCGTTTTGAAGAGAATCAACTCATAGGAAACATATCAGAGGTTTTTGGCGTATACCCAAACTTGAACTATATTGATTTGAGTTACAATAAGTTCGTTGGTGAGCTTTTGCGAAACTGGGGCCTGAGTCATAAGCTGACAAGCTTCAGGATTTCCAACAATAAGATCGTTGGTCCAATACCTGCTGAGCTTGCCAAAGCGACCAACCTACAGATTCTTGACCTATCGGCAAATCAACTAGCAGGGAGGATCCCAAAGGAGCTAGGTGGCTTGGCATTGTTGTTCACTCTCGAACTGAATGATAATAAACTTTTAGGCAGTGTTCCTACAGAGCTTGGGTTTCTGTCTGATTTAGCAACACTTAACCTTGCAGCAAACAGATTAAGTGGTTCAATTCCTGGACAATTAggacaattttcaaaactactGTACCTGAATTTGAGCAATAACAGGTTCACTGGAAAGATACCCTTCCACATTGGTCGTCTAGGCTCTCTCCAGAATCTTGATCTTAGCCTCAATTTGCTTACAGGAGAAATACCATCAGAACTTGGATTGCTAACCAGCCTGGAAAACTTAAATCTTTCCCACAATCAGCTCTCCGGCTATATTCCCACCACCTTTGATGAGATGTTGAGCTTGACAACTGTTGATGTATCCTACAATAAGTTGGCAGGTCCTCTCCCTAGCAATAAAGCCTTCAGTAGAGCACCAGCAGAAGCACTTGAACATAACAAAGGCTTGTGTGGCAACACAACCGCTATAGAGACCTGCCGCACCATGGTAAAAAAATCCAAGGGGAAACTCAGCAAAAaagttttgatttcaattgTAGCCCCTCTTTTGGCTACTTTAATCCTTTTGTTCATCATTGCTGCAACGCTCTTTACTCGGTCGCGCAGAGCAAAGAATATGATTGAAACAAGAGAACAGGAAAAGGAAATTTGTTTCGGCATATGGGGCTTTGATGGGAAATTGATGCACGAATGCATCATTCAAGCAACAGAGGACTTCAACTCCAAATACTGCATTGGAAAAGGTGGGTCTGGAAGTGTTTACAGAGCTAAGCTTCCAACAGGACAAGTTGTTGCTGTGAAGAAGCTTCATGAATTAGATGATGATGAAGTGGCCAATCTCAAATCTTTCAGCAATGAGGTCAATGCATTGACAGAAGTAAAGCACCGAAACATTGTCAAGCTTTATGGTTTTTGTTCTCATGCTAAATACTCATTTTTGGTTTATGAGTATCTTGAAGGGGGAAGCTTGGCAAAGATACTTAAAAGTGAAGCAAAAGCAAGGGAGTTAGACTGGAATAAGAGGATACAAGTTGTAAAAGCTGTGGCAAACGCTTTAACTTATATGCATCATGAATGTCTTCCTCCTGTAATTCATAGAGACATATCGAGCAACAACATTTTGTTGGATTCAGAGTACGAAGCTCACGTTTCAGACTTTGGAACTGCTAGGATTTTAAATCCTGATTCATCCAAGTCGACTTCATTTGCCGGCACTGTTGGATACTTTGCTCCAG AGCTAGCTTATGGAATGGAAGcaaatgaaaaatgtgatGTTTATAGCTATGGGGTGTTGACATTGGAAATCATAATGGGAAAGCATCCAGAAGATCTGTTATTGTCTCTCTCACTGCCAACATCAATCACCACCCACCGAATTTCACTCAAGGACTTATTGGATCATCGGCTTCCACCTCCAATAGACCAGGTAGCAGAGGAAGTAGTCTTCACTGTAAAGTTAGCATTTTCCTGCCTGCATACCAGTCCACATGCTCGGCCAACCATGCGACAAGTTTCTCACCAGCTTTCAGCTCGAAAGCCACCTTTGTTGGATCCACTAGACATGATTAAACTAGCAAAACTACTCTAA
- the LOC18603338 gene encoding putative F-box protein At4g22180 — MAFQANRMVSIVDCSSTKTRRRRKSHDSSTPVDQVPADMLWSIFSRLDVIDIIRAKLVCSSWNSLGEELVPRTPWLMLPSKEEVEGRYDADNNAYSGLLKLGESQVCSPKKIPKEFRESCCVGSSNGWLIFLEEKAMPFLFHPLRRVKIRLPSLYAMLGLQRMERKADGVYDISYFEDSEDYFRLITCQHKKQHLREYFMQKAILTGEPDCNNKKYGVILSCNHEKIVYHESEDSCWTELPDARHPPYQDIICHENHLLALGNGNNIEI; from the coding sequence ATGGCGTTCCAAGCTAATAGAATGGTAAGTATCGTCGATTGTTCTTCCACCAAGACgaggaggaggaggaaaaGTCATGATTCATCAACCCCTGTTGATCAGGTTCCTGCTGATATGCTGTGGTCTATCTTCAGTAGGCTCGATGTCATTGATATCATTCGAGCGAAACTTGTTTGTTCCTCTTGGAACTCACTTGGAGAAGAGCTTGTCCCAAGGACCCCCTGGCTTATGCTTCCTTCAAAAGAAGAAGTAGAAGGAAGATATGATGCTGATAACAATGCCTACAGTGGCTTATTGAAACTTGGGGAGAGTCAGGTTTGTAGCCCGAAAAAGATACCAAAGGAATTCAGGGAAAGTTGCTGCGTTGGATCATCGAACGGGTGGCTGATTTTCCTGGAGGAAAAAGCTATGCCGTTTCTATTCCACCCACTCAGGCGAGTGAAAATCCGACTTCCTTCATTATATGCTATGCTCGGTTTACAAAGAATGGAAAGAAAGGCGGATGGCGTATATGACATCTCATATTTTGAAGATTCTGAGGATTATTTTAGGCTAATAACTTGTCAACATAAAAAGCAACACCTACGAGAATATTTCATGCAGAAAGCAATCTTGACTGGAGAACCCGATTGCAACAATAAAAAGTATGGTGTGATCCTGTCGTGCAATCATGAAAAGATTGTATATCATGAAAGTGAAGACAGTTGCTGGACTGAACTACCTGACGCTAGGCATCCGCCCTACCAAGATATCATATGCCATGAAAACCATCTCTTAGCATTGGGAAACGGGAATAATAttgaaatatga
- the LOC18603339 gene encoding uncharacterized protein LOC18603339, which produces MEIQQSWRLRLSLKSVTIALNIFNVLAALFLLQWFLSSASSRTKLSSNQPNSVEFNYIKESEEIRLALQPLELIKRVKGIQQEAYAEQETVQPNDAKQTAAVDLSKRLKDFRSLNDAASLKALEEWRKRKMERARQRELEKNGTVTSQA; this is translated from the exons atggagatACAGCAATCGTGGAGACTGAGATTATCTTTAAAGAGCGTAACCATAGCGTTGAATATATTTAATGTGTTAGCTGCTCTGTTCTTGCTTCAATGGTTTCTTTCTTCTGCTTCTTCTCGTACCAAACTCTCCTCTAACCAACCCAATTCAG TTGAGTTCAATTACATTAAGGAATCTGAAGAGATACGCCTTGCTTTGCAACCTTTGGAACTGATAAAAAGG gTGAAGGGGATTCAGCAAGAGGCATATGCAGAACAAGAAACAGTCCAACCAAATGATGCAAAACAGACTGCTGCAGTTGATCTTTCTAAAAGATTGAAGGACTTCCGTTCTTTAAATGACGCTGCCAGCTTGAAAG CTTTAGAAGAATGGCGAAAAAGGAAGATGGAGCGAGCTAGACAGAGGGAGCTGGAGAAAAATGGAACAGTCACCTCTCAAGCTTAA
- the LOC18603340 gene encoding histone-lysine N-methyltransferase family member SUVH9, with translation MGSLVPFQDLNLSPEPPQTISVDTPPSVTSTSTITFLTPKIEPKQEPFDEPAPTQTNYRQINTLFSPSSSAPEFPSNLESTPLSNISSSTDDQNALYSEYFRISELFRSAFAKRLQKYGDIDVLDPDSRAIVPLPEEQREPTSETSPINTSNPDRALSVVGSRRRAGRSNELVRVTNLGIEDERHFRDVVRRTRMMYDSLRILAILEEEKRKGPGHGRRARGDLRAAALMRERGLWLNRDKRIVGSIPGIEIGDLFFFRMELCVMGLHGQAQAGIDYLPASQSSNGEPIATSIIVSGGYEDDQDAGDLIIYTGHGGQDKLSRQCMHQKLEGGNLALERSMHYGIEVRVIRGIKYENSVSSKVYVYDGLYKILDCWFDVGKSGFGVYKYRLLRIDGQPEMGSSIMRFAESLRTRPLSARPMGYLSLDISMKKEKVPVFLYNDIDSDHDPMYYDYLVKTVFPPYAFGQGSNRTGCECVSGCTEGCFCAMKNGGDFGYDHNGLLLRGKPVIFECGNFCQCPPTCRNRVSQHGLRNRLEIFRSRETGWGVRSLDLIQAGAFICEYAGVVLTREQAQVFTMNGDTLIYPNRFSERWAEWGDLSQIFAEYVRPSYPSIPPLGFAMDVSRMRNVACYMSHSSSPNVLVQCVLYDHNNLMFPHLMLFALENIPPMRELSIDYGVADEWTGKLSICN, from the coding sequence ATGGGTTCTCTTGTACCCTTCCAAGACCTCAATCTTTCCCCAGAACCTCCCCAAACCATCAGCGTCGATACCCCCCCGTCCGTGACCAGCACCAGCACCATCACTTTCTTAACACCCAAAATTGAACCCAAGCAAGAACCTTTCGACGAACCAGCACCAACTCAGACCAACTACAGGCAAATAAACACCCTCTTTTCTCCTTCCAGTTCTGCCCCTGAGTTCCCTTCTAATCTCGAATCTACCCCTCTGTCTAACATTTCCTCTTCCACCGATGACCAAAACGCCCTTTACTCCGAATACTTCCGAATCTCCGAACTATTCCGCTCGGCTTTCGCCAAAAGATTACAAAAATACGGTGACATCGACGTCCTCGACCCAGATTCCCGGGCCATCGTGCCCTTGCCCGAAGAACAACGCGAACCAACCTCCGAAACCTCCCCAATTAACACCTCCAACCCTGACCGAGCTCTCTCCGTCGTCGGTTCACGTCGCAGGGCCGGAAGATCCAACGAGCTGGTTCGGGTAACTAATTTGGGAATCGAAGACGAGAGGCATTTCCGGGACGTTGTGCGAAGAACCCGAATGATGTACGATTCCCTCCGCATTTTGGCCATTTTggaggaagaaaagaggaagGGACCGGGGCACGGGAGACGGGCACGTGGCGATTTGAGAGCAGCCGCGTTGATGAGGGAGCGAGGGCTGTGGTTAAACCGTGATAAGAGAATAGTGGGTTCAATCCCAGGTATTGAAATTGGTGACTTGTTCTTTTTCAGAATGGAGCTTTGTGTGATGGGCTTACATGGACAAGCTCAAGCCGGGATTGATTACTTGCCTGCGAGCCAGAGCTCGAATGGGGAGCCAATTGCCACCAGCATTATTGTTTCAGGTGGATACGAGGATGATCAAGATGCTGGGGACTTGATAATTTACACTGGTCATGGTGGACAGGATAAGCTTTCACGGCAATGTATGCATCAGAAGCTTGAAGGAGGGAATTTGGCACTAGAAAGGAGTATGCATTATGGAATTGAGGTAAGGGTGATTAGAGGGATTAAATATGAGAATAGTGTTTCCAGTAAAGtttatgtttatgatggtTTATATAAGATTCTTGATTGTTGGTTCGATGTGGGGAAGTCAGGTTTCGGGGTTTATAAGTATAGGTTGTTGAGAATTGATGGGCAACCCGAGATGGGTAGTTCGATTATGAGGTTTGCTGAGAGTCTTAGGACTAGGCCTTTGTCTGCTAGGCCGATGGGGTATTTGAGTCTTGatatttcaatgaaaaaagagaaagttcCGGTTTTTCTATATAACGATATTGATAGTGATCATGATCCTATGTATTATGATTATCTTGTGAAGACTGTGTTTCCTCCATATGCATTTGGTCAGGGGAGTAATCGTACTGGATGTGAGTGTGTTTCGGGGTGTACGGAGGGGTGCTTTTGTGCTATGAAGAACGGGGGTGATTTTGGTTATGATCATAATGGTCTTCTCTTGAGAGGGAAACCAGTGATATTTGAATGTGGGAATTTCTGTCAATGCCCTCCAACTTGTCGGAACCGTGTTTCACAACATGGGTTGAGAAATAGGTTGGAAATATTTAGGTCAAGGGAAACCGGTTGGGGAGTCAGATCCTTGGACTTGATACAAGCTGGTGCttttatatgtgaatatgCAGGGGTGGTTCTCACAAGGGAGCAAGCGCAAGTTTTCACTATGAATGGCGATACGTTGATTTATCCCAATCGGTTCTCTGAACGATGGGCAGAATGGGGGGATTTATCTCAGATATTTGCAGAATATGTGCGTCCATCATATCCCTCAATTCCACCTTTAGGTTTTGCAATGGATGTATCAAGGATGAGGAATGTTGCTTGTTATATGAGCCATAGTTCCAGTCCCAATGTACTGGTGCAGTGTGTGTTGTATGATCATAATAACTTGATGTTCCCCCACCTTATGCTTTTTGCACTGGAGAATATCCCTCCTATGAGGGAGCTTAGCATTGACTATGGTGTGGCTGATGAATGGACTGGGAAGCTCTCTATTTGTaactaa
- the LOC18603341 gene encoding uncharacterized protein LOC18603341 — protein MAVGRNIAAPLLFLNLVMYFIVLGFASWCVNRYINAQTAHPSMGGNGATGFFLTFSMLAAVVGIVSKFAGGHHIRSWRTDTLAEAGSSSLIAWALTALAFGFACKHINIGSWRGWRLRILEAFIIILTFTQLLYVMLLHAGVISSRYGPGYRDADYGIHGPADEPGPKAGTAVAGTRV, from the exons ATGGCTGTAGGAAGGAACATAGCTGCTCCCTTGCTGTTTCTGAACCTGGTCATGTATTTCATTGTGCTGGGCTTTGCTAGCTGGTGTGTCAATAGGTATATCAATGCCCAGACTGCTCACCCCA GTATGGGGGGAAATGGAGCAACTGGTTTCTTCCTGACCTTTTCAATGTTGGCTGCTGTAGTAGGCATAGTATCAAAGTTTGCAGGAGGGCACCATATCAGGTCTTGGAGAACTGATACTCTGGCTGAAGCAGGATCATCTTCACTTATAGCATGGGCCTTGACTGCACTAGCCTTTGG GTTTGCTTGCAAGCATATAAACATAGGAAGCTGGAGAGGATGGAGGCTGAGAATACTCGAAGCATTCATAATAATCCTTACATTCACCCAACTTCTGTACGTCATGTTGCTCCATGCTGGTGTAATCAGCAGCAGGTATGGACCAGGATACCGAGACGCTGACTATGGCATCCATGGACCTGCGGACGAGCCAGGGCCAAAGGCTGGCACTGCAGTGGCAGGGACTAGGGTTTGA